The Myroides fluvii region TAGTATTGTAAATCTCAGGTTGCACATCTAGAAATTCATTGATGCGCTTCTGCGACGCTTCTGCCTCTTGAATCATGGACGAAATCCATCCTAAAGAAGCGACTGGCCATGTTAACATGTTGATATAGAGGATAAATTGTGCAATAACTCCAATATCTGGCAATTTGCCATTAAAATAAAGCAGCGACCCAATAGTTATAACTAGTAAATTGCTCAGGCCAATTAATAAAATCATCAACGGTCCAATTAAAGCACCCGTTTTTGCAAGTTTTAATGATTTCTCTTTGCTGCTCTGTGTTAAATCTTCAAATTCAGCAACCTTTTTATTCTCAATGGCATACGCTTTAATTACTCGCATACCTGAAAATATCTCTTGCGTAAACGTCGATAAAAGGGATAGGTTTTGTTGAAAAATTAAACTGCGCTCATTGATCTGTTTACTGAGTTTGAAAATAAAATAACCCAATAAAGGCAAAGGAAGAAGTGAATAAAAAGTCAGTTGAGGAGAAATAATATACATCTGAGTTAATACCACCGCAAATCGGATAAGGGTATTAATAGAGTACATGACAGCAGGTCCTACATATTGCCTTACTTTTCCTACATCTTCACTAATGCGATTCATTAGATCTCCGGTTCGATTCTGCTTATAAAAACTTTGCGTGAGAATTTCATAATGCTTAAAAATGTCATTTTTAAGGTCAAATTCAATATGACGTGACATTACAATTAAGGTCTGACGCATTAAAAACGTTAAGAACCCCGCAATTAAGGTGGTAACTAAAATCCAAAAGATGTTTGATAACAATAATTCAGTTACCTTTTCTTTGTCAAAGGCCGATAGTTGTTCTAAAATACGGATGGAATCACCAACCAATTTCGGGGTATAAAGCGTGAAAATCTGAGCGACTATCGTAATTATGATCCCCGTGAGGAAGTGATATTTATAGTTGAAAAAATATTTATTTAAGGACTGTAGAGCACGCATAGTTTGTTTGTCTAATCTTGCAAAATAAGGAAAATGACCGAGATAAAACCGTTTTTTCCAAATTTTAGAAAGTGAGATGCAAATATAAACTATTATTCTTTTTTCTAATCACGCTAGCCTTGCATTTCACATAAAATATACCGTCAACACAAGTTTTTTGATGCCGTCAATTCGAATAAAAAAGACTTTTTTAATTGTTAAAAATAAATTAATTGAAAGTTAAAAAATATTTAATAAAACAAAAGGTAACCTAAAAGTAAATATATTTGCTGTGTTATAAAAAATAGAAAAATGTATTTAATCGTTATAAAAAAGGGGAAGAAGATAAACTTACGTCAAGTATCGTGAGCAATCTCCTTATTTTTTATAATGAAGTAAAATAACAAAGGGTTTGTCATCGCGACAAACCCTTTTTTTGTAAAAGAAAGAGATGAAAGTATTAAAATTTGGAGGAACTTCTGTAGGAAGTCCAGAGCGATTTGAAAAGTTATGGCCTATTATTCAATCGCAAAAAAGCGATTGTCATTTCGTGGTTTTGTCTGCCGTAGCAGGAACAACAAATGCCTTAGTAGCAATTGCTACACAATATACAAAAGGAGAAATTGCTTTGGCAAGACAACTTGTTCAAGAATTACAACAAGCATATCAGGTGTTTGTAGATGACCTTTTTGTAACTACAGAAGGAAAAGAAAAGGGGAAAAATTGGATTACACGTCATTTTACGCTGTTAGACGAATTAGGCAACGATTTATTCACCCCTGCAGAAGAACGTTTGGTCTTAGCACAAGGAGAGTTATTGTCTACAGGGATTTTTCACCTGTATCTCGCAGAAAAGGGAATTGATTCTGTTCTGCTACCCGCCTTGGAATTTATGCGAATCAATGCGGATCAAGAACCTGATATGCCTTATATTCAGCGACAACTTCAGGCGATGATCGACCAATTTCCTACGACTACTTTGTTTATTACACAAGGGTATATTTGTCGAAATTCTTACGGCCAAATAGATAATCTTAGACGAGGAGGTTCTGACTATACAGCTTCGTTGCTTGGTGCTGCATTAGCAGTAGAAGAAATTCAAATTTGGACAGATATTGATGGTTTTCACAACAATGATCCTCGTTATGTGTCTAACACCAAGCCTATTGCACAACTCAGTTTTAATGAAGCAGCTGAGTTAGCCTATTTTGGTGCGAAAATAATGCACCCCCAAAGTGTATTTCCCGCGCAAAAAGCAAATATCCCAGTACGATTATTAGACACTTTAGACATGGATGCTGCAGGAACGCTAATCTCTTCTGCGTTTGATCATACAGATGAAATTGTCGCAGTAGCAGCAAAAGACAATATTACTGCTATCCGAATTCAATCTTCTCGTATGTTGCTGGCTTATGGTTTCTTAAGACGAGTTTTCGAAGTTTTTGAGCGTTATAAAACTCCTATTGACATGATTACTACTTCTGAAGTAGCGGTATCGTTAACTTTAGATGATTGTACCTATTTAAGTGAGATTATAGCCGAATTAAATCATTTTGGAGAAGTTGAAGTAGATGATCAACAGAGTATTATTTGTATTGTTGGCGATTTTAAACGCAACAAGAACGGTTATGCGACTCTCGTTTCTGAGGCAGTGAAGCACATGCCAATTCGCATGATTTCCTATGGTGGAAGTGAACATAACATTTCGCTTTTGCTGCCGTCTAAATACAAAATTGAAGCCCTACGTGCTTTACATCATCGCCTATTTTAATACTGAAAACTATGATTTCAACTACTATATTAGAACAATTACACCAGGTGGAGACACCTTTGTATTACTATAACTTACCTTTACTCAGAGCTACAATCTCTACTGCAAAGAAGGCAGCTGATCAATGGGGGTATCATATTCACTACGCTGTAAAGGCAAATAATAATCCCAGAATACTCCAGGAAATTAGTGCCCTGGGATTAGGAGCAGACTGTGTGAGTGGTTTGGAAATTGAAAGGGCAATTGCACAGGGATTTCAAGCAGATTCTATTGTCTTTGCGGGTGTGGGGAAAACAGAAGAGGAAATTCGATTGGCATTGAATCGAGGTATATTGGCTTTTAATGTAGAGTCTTTAGAAGAACTGCAGATTATTAATGAAATAGCCAAGATGATGAACGTCCAAGCGTCAGTTGCTTTGCGTATTAACCCCAATATTGATGCCAATACCCATCATTATATTACGACAGGATTGGATGAAAATAAATTTGGGATTATGATGCATGAATTAGAGGATTGTTTAGCTCTAATTTGTGCAGGGGAGAGCGCTTTGATTTTGGTCGGTTTGCATTTTCATATAGGCTCTCAAATTACAGATTGGAGTGTGTTTAAGCGATTATGTCTAAAAGTAAATGAATGGAATACTTGGTTTATTGAAAGGGGAATTGTGGTGCCTATTCTCAACGTTGGTGGGGGAGTAGGGATTAATTATCAAAACCCAGATGGAGAACCTATGGTCAATTTTTCCGATTTCTTTGCGTTGTTTCATCGTTTTTTGGAACCTAAACGCGAACAACAAGTGCATTTCGAATTGGGAAGATCCTTGGTTGCTAATTGCGGTAGTTTAATTAGTCGTGTACTGTATATTAAAAAGGGAATAACTAAAAATTTTGCAATACTCGATGCGGGAATGACTGAGTTATTACGACCAGCACTTTATCAAGCGTATCATAAAATTCAATGTATAGCACCTGCTGAAACAAAAGGTGATGCGAAAGAAATTTACGATGTGGTGGGACCTATTTGTGAAAGTAGTGATTGTTTTGGAAAAAAGGTATCCCTTCCTGTTTTAGTTCGAGGAGATTTGATTGCAATTCGCTCTGCGGGTGCCTATGGAGAGGTGATGTCTTCTCGTTACAACCTGCGTAAACCCCTGCAATTTTATTTTGAAGAATAACAGCTTTTGTAGTAGATATTAGAAATACTTTGTTAAATTTGGTTGAGATAAAAACAAAACTTTAATTTAACACCAGTACAATGAAATTAGGAGATATCGACGTAGCAGGAGAATTAATCGATTTAAACTTTCAATTATTAAGAACACAAATCTTATTAGAAGAAGTTTTAAAACACAATGCAGAAACATTAAAATTGCCTTCACCCGAAGCAATGAGTGAAATTAATGAATTTGCTTTGCAATCTATTCAAAAGAAATTTCCAAATATGAATATCGCTAAAAGAGACGATGAACAACAGCCTCAAGCGGAATAAGAAATAAAAAAAGTCGTGATGAAAATCACGACTTTTTTTATGATATTAACTACAATAGGAAGAATTCCAATTTGTATGTCCTCGTCCTTCCCAGCATTGATAACTTTGTTTGATTTGCGTTACTTGTTTTGTCCCGTCTTTTTCTTTTATAGTCATTACAACTTTTTTAGCTCGTATTGAATCATCATTTATTCCATCTTCAACCAAAGTAACTAAGGTTAGTGCAGAGTTAGACATTTGTAAAACGGAGATGTTATAGGTATACTTTCCTTCTGCCGCTTTATCTTCAGGTGCGTAAAATTGCATGATTTCTTCTACTGAAGTACTTTTTTTCTGTTGAATAGCCTCGTTCAGTTTATCTACTGTTTCTTGCGAAATCAATTCATACTCTTCAATAGCTGAATTGATTGTCGCTTGATCGATTGGCGTGCTTGTCTCTACTTCAGAAGGAGTTGTAGCTGTTGCTTTGTCTTTACAGCCTATCACACTTACCCCAACAAGTACAATACTCAAATAATAAAATAATCTATTCATAGCTAATTAGTTAAGATTGTTGTCTTATAAATATAGAGAAAAAAAACAGAGCATTGTAATTATTTTTTACATTAATGTTAAATTCAGTAAAGCTTAACTTGTAAACGGGTGATAAAAAGACAAATTAAATGCCAATTTCGAACTGCATTCTAAAATACCAGTTGTTTTGATTTGATCCTTGGTAAAAATCTAGTTTATCATAGGTCAATTCCGCTTGAAGTTTAAAGGCATGTTCCCATAAATACTTGGTTACACCTAAAGTAAATTCAGTTGTATTGGGTAAATTTAATTGTTCGT contains the following coding sequences:
- a CDS encoding ABC transporter ATP-binding protein, translated to MRALQSLNKYFFNYKYHFLTGIIITIVAQIFTLYTPKLVGDSIRILEQLSAFDKEKVTELLLSNIFWILVTTLIAGFLTFLMRQTLIVMSRHIEFDLKNDIFKHYEILTQSFYKQNRTGDLMNRISEDVGKVRQYVGPAVMYSINTLIRFAVVLTQMYIISPQLTFYSLLPLPLLGYFIFKLSKQINERSLIFQQNLSLLSTFTQEIFSGMRVIKAYAIENKKVAEFEDLTQSSKEKSLKLAKTGALIGPLMILLIGLSNLLVITIGSLLYFNGKLPDIGVIAQFILYINMLTWPVASLGWISSMIQEAEASQKRINEFLDVQPEIYNTNPNPTEIKGNITFENVSFTYSDTGIQALRGVSFHLNQGDTLAILGKTGSGKSTLLSLISRMYTIDSGRILFDGQPIEDCNLTDLRKSVAVVPQDSFLFSDTISNNIRFGKEDATIDEIEDAAKKAVVHHNIEQFEKGYDTVLGERGLTLSGGQKQRVSIARALIKDAPILLLDDALSAVDTETEERILKHLEQHSKHITTLIVTHRVSSAKNADQIIVLDQGAIIQAGTHETLIAQHGYYAELHEKQLKEKEIV
- a CDS encoding aspartate kinase, with translation MKVLKFGGTSVGSPERFEKLWPIIQSQKSDCHFVVLSAVAGTTNALVAIATQYTKGEIALARQLVQELQQAYQVFVDDLFVTTEGKEKGKNWITRHFTLLDELGNDLFTPAEERLVLAQGELLSTGIFHLYLAEKGIDSVLLPALEFMRINADQEPDMPYIQRQLQAMIDQFPTTTLFITQGYICRNSYGQIDNLRRGGSDYTASLLGAALAVEEIQIWTDIDGFHNNDPRYVSNTKPIAQLSFNEAAELAYFGAKIMHPQSVFPAQKANIPVRLLDTLDMDAAGTLISSAFDHTDEIVAVAAKDNITAIRIQSSRMLLAYGFLRRVFEVFERYKTPIDMITTSEVAVSLTLDDCTYLSEIIAELNHFGEVEVDDQQSIICIVGDFKRNKNGYATLVSEAVKHMPIRMISYGGSEHNISLLLPSKYKIEALRALHHRLF
- the lysA gene encoding diaminopimelate decarboxylase, whose translation is MISTTILEQLHQVETPLYYYNLPLLRATISTAKKAADQWGYHIHYAVKANNNPRILQEISALGLGADCVSGLEIERAIAQGFQADSIVFAGVGKTEEEIRLALNRGILAFNVESLEELQIINEIAKMMNVQASVALRINPNIDANTHHYITTGLDENKFGIMMHELEDCLALICAGESALILVGLHFHIGSQITDWSVFKRLCLKVNEWNTWFIERGIVVPILNVGGGVGINYQNPDGEPMVNFSDFFALFHRFLEPKREQQVHFELGRSLVANCGSLISRVLYIKKGITKNFAILDAGMTELLRPALYQAYHKIQCIAPAETKGDAKEIYDVVGPICESSDCFGKKVSLPVLVRGDLIAIRSAGAYGEVMSSRYNLRKPLQFYFEE